The DNA segment GCGCCGATCACCAGCATGCGGTAGCGCGGGCCGTGGATGGTCAGCAAGGTCTTGCCGTCGAAGACCAGCCCGTCGGTCGCACTGGCAGGCCCCAGCGTGGCGGCTCCGGTGCTCATGTCGAGCGTGCGCGCGACCAGCCGGCCGTTCTCCACCGCGTCGAGCAAATCAGCAATGCCGCTGGCCGGCTTGAGCGGCTCGGTGACCAGTTCGATGGTGCCGCCGCAGGGCAGCCCGAAGCGGTGGGCTTCCTCTGCGCTGATGCCGTACTTGACTGCCTCGGGCTGGTCCGACGTGATGCCTTGCCGGCGCACGCGGTCGATGATGTCGTCTTCGATGCAGCCGCCCGAGACCGAGCCGACTACCAGGCCGTCGTCGCGCACCGCCAACATCGCGCCTTCCGGGCGGGGCGACGAGCCCCAGGTGCGCACCACCGTGACCAGCAGCACGCGATGGCCCTGTTGCTGCCACTGCACGCTGTTCTTCAGGACTTCGAGATCCACGCTGTCCATGATCGTTTCCGCTTCGGCTCCTCTGTCTGTTCGCTTGTTTCGCTATTACCAGCAGCTGCGGCGGGGGCGCCCTCGGCCGCTGGTGTTTCTTGTGTGGTGTCCGGTGTTACCGCCTCGGTGAAGCGCGCAAAGAAGGTATCCGCCAGCTTGCGTGCCGCGGCATCCACCAGCCGCGAGCCGATCTGTGCGATCTTGCCCCCCACATGGGCGTCGACGGTGTAGCTCAGCACGGTCTCGTCGCCATCGGGTTCGAGCCTGACGCGGGCGGTGCCCTTGCCGAATCCGGCCGCGCCACCCTGGCCGTCGAAGCGGATGGTGTAGCTGTCCGGAGCCTGGATATCCTCCAGCGCCATGCGGCCCTTGAAGCGCGCCTTGACCGGGCCTACCGCGGCCGTCATGGCCACCAGGTAGGCGTTTTCGCCGTCGGGCTCGATACTCTCACATCCGGGGATGCATTGCTTGAGCAGCTCGGTGTCGTTGAGGGCTTCCCATGCCACCTGCTGGGGGATCGGCAGGCGCTGGCTCTGGTTCATTTCCATGGCGGGGCTTCCTTTTTTGGTGGGTTGGGGGCGCCGGCCCGCACCGGGCCGCCCTGGTCGGACAGCAGGGATTCAAGCGCCAGCAGGCTGTCCAGGTTATGTGCGGGACGCAGCGCGTCGACATGCGGCAGGATCGCCTGCACGCCGCGCGCCTGCGGCGTGAATCCAGGGTAGCGCAGCAGCGGATTGAGCCAGACGATGCGGTGCGCAAAGCGGCGCAAGCGAGCCATTTCGTCGCCGAGCAGGTCGATATGCTCGTGGTCGAGGCCGTCGGTGACCAGCAGCACGGTGGCGCGGCCAGACAGCGTGCGGCGCGCCCAGTGGCGGTTGAAGCTCGCCAGCGCGGCGCCGATGCGGGTGCCGCCGGCCCAGTCGCGTACCTGGCCGGTGATGACGGCCACGGCCTCGTCCGGGTCGCGTTCGCGCAGCGAGCGGGTGATGTTGGTCAGCCGCGTGCCGAACAGGAACACCGACAGCCGCTCGCGCGACTGCATCAGCGCATGGCAGAAGTACAGCACCGCGCGCGAGTACTGGCTCATGGAGCCGGAGATATCGAGCAGCAGCACCACCGGCGGCTTGCGCTCGGCGTGCTTGCGGAATTTCCAGCGCAGCCATTCGCCGTGCTGGCGCACTGCCAGGCGCGCGCTGGCGCGCAGGTCGGCATGGGTGCCGCAGGTGGCGGCGCGCAGCCGGCGCGTTCGCTGCAGTGCAAGATGGGCGCGGCGGGTGCGCACCAGATGCTGCAGTGCGCGCCATTCCTGCGCGGTCAGGGTTTCGAAGTCGCGTTGTGCCAGGCGCTCCTGGTCGGAGAAGGTCAGCGGCACGTGGATGCGCTCCGCCTCTGCCTGCGCCGGGCGCGATGGCATTTCCGGCTGGCGCGCGGCCAGCGCATCGGCGAGCCGGTTGCTGCGCTTCGGCGGCGGCGCGCCCGCGTCGACGCGCGGCAGCAGCAGCGCGCGCAGCTTGCCTTCCCAGTCGGGATCGCGCCAGAACAGGTCGAAGGCGGCATCGAACAGTGGCCGCTGGTCGGGGCCGGACAGCACCAGTGCCGCCAGTGCGGCGCGTACCTCGTCGCGGCGGCCGATATCGATCAGGCGCAGCGCTGTCAGTGCATCCACCGCGTGCGCCGGCGACAGGGCAAAGCCGCCGTCGCGCAGCAGCCGCATGAAGTGGGTGACGTTGCGCGCCAGCACCGGCAGTCCCGCTTGAGGACCGCCGCTGCGCGCCGCGGCGTGCAGCATGGGCACGGTTCAGCCTCCCGGCGCGGGGCCCGCCAGCAGTTCCGCCACGGTGGGGCCGTCGACGCGCGCCAGGTCGTCCTGGTATTTGAGCAGTACGCCGAGCGTGTCGCGCACCGACTGCGGGTCGAGCTCGGTCACCCCCAGCGCCGCCAGCGCGCGGCACCAGTCGATGGCTTCGGCAATGCCGGGCGCCTTGAACAGGTCGATGCCGCGCAGCCGGTGCACGAAGTCGATCGCCTGCGCCTGCAGCGCGGCGGCGGCCTCGGGTGCGCGCGCGGCCACGATCTGCAATTCACGGTCGCGGTCCGGATAGCCGACCCATTGGTACAGGCAGCGGCGCTTGAGCGCGTCATGGACCTCGCGCGTGCGGTTGGAGGTGATCACGATCAGCGGCGGACGCTCGGCGCGGATCACGCCGATCTCGGGGATCGAGACCTGGAATTCGGAGAGGACTTCGAGCAGGAAGGCTTCGAAGGGTTCGTCGGCGCGGTCGATCTCGTCGATGAGCAGCACGCGTGGCACGCCCGGCGCGGCGGGGTCGGGCAGCAGCGACTCCAGCAGCGGGCGCTTGAGCAGGTAGTCGTCGTGGTACAGCGATTGCGCCTCGGGCCGCTCGCCGCGGGCTTCGGCCAGGCGCAGCGCCATGATCTGGCGGGGGTAGTCCCATTCGTACAGCGCGCTCGCGGCATCGAGTCCTTCATAGCACTGAAGCCGCAGCAGACGGGTGCCGAGCACGCCCGCCATGGCTTGTGCCAGCGCGGTCTTGCCGACGCCGGGCTCGCCTTCGAGGAACAGCGGGCGCTGCATGCGCAGGGCAAGGTAGAGCACCGTGGCGGTTTCGCGGTCGGCGAAGTATTGCTGGTGTTCGAGTCTGGCGAGGGTGTCGTCGATGGAGGTGGGGAGCATGAAGCGTTTGTATGTGCCGACGCTCTAGCGCGCCGTCGGTTTGCTCCCCTCTCCCGCTTGCGGGAGAGGGGCAGGGGAGAGGGCAGGAGGTTCGCCCGCGATAACGCCTGATTCAGGCGCGGGCCCTCTCTCCCCGACCCCTCTCCCGCCGGGCGGGAGAGGGGAGACAATATGCGGCAGTGGAGAAACGCTACCCCTTCACCGCCGCCTCCACCGCCCTTGCCGCCAGCACCGGAATCAGATGAGCCCGGTACTCCGCCGACGCATGCAGGTCCGTATTCAGCTTCCCTGCATCGACCTTCACCCCACGCGCCGCCTGCGCGGTGAAGCTGGCCGACAGCGCCTGCTCCAGCGGCTGGCAACGGAACACACTGTCGGCAGCGCCGGTGACCGCCACGCGCACCGTATTGCCGGAGCGCGCCACCATCACCCCCACCAGCGCAAAGCGCGACGCCGGATTGCGGAACTTCACATAAGCCGCCTGATCCGGGATGGGAAAGCGCACTGCGGTGATCAGCTCATCCGGTTCCAGCGCGGTCTCATACAGCCCCCTGAAAAAGTCATCCGCCGCGATGCTGCGCCGGTCGGTGACCACGGTAGCGCCCAGCCCCAGCACGGCCGCCGGGTAGCAGGCCGCCGGATCGTCATTCGCCAGCGCGCCGCCGAGGGTGCCCATCGCCCGCACCTGCCGGTCGCCGATGCCACCGGCCAGTGCCGCCAGCGCGGGAATGCGCTGGCGCACCTCAGCGTTCTCGGCCACGTCGGCATGGCGCGCGGCGGCGCCGATGACGATCTCTTTGCCGTCGACGCGGATTTCGGCCATGCCGGGAATGCGTGCCACGTCCACCAGCGTGGAGGGCGACGCCAGCCGCAGCTTCATCGCCGCCAGCAGGCTCTGGCCGCCGCCAAGGAACTTGGCATCGGGATCGGCCTTGAGTTTGGCCACCGCCGCCTTGGCATCCGCGGCGCGTTCAAAGTTGAATGCGTACATGTCGGTTTCCTTTGCGGTACGGGTCAGGGCCGGGCGGCCTGGATCGCCTGCCACACGCGGTGCGGCGTGGCGGGCATCTGCATGTCCTTTACGCCCAGCGGCGACAGCGCATCGATCAGCGCGTTGATGAACGCGGGCGGTGACCCGATCGCGCCGGCCTCGCCGCAGCCCTTCACGCCCAGCGGGTTGTGGGTGCACGGCGTGCCGCTGGCGGTCTCGACGGTGAAGTCGGGCAGGTCGCCGGCGCGCGGCATGGCGTAGTCCATGTAGGAACCGGTCAGCAGCTGGCCGCTGTCGTTGTCGTACACGCACTGCTCCAGCATGGCCTGGCCCAGCCCCTGGCCGATGCCGCCATGCACCTGGCCTTCGACGATCATCGGGTTGATGATGTTGCCGAAGTCGTCGACCGCGGTGAACTTGACCACCTGCGACTCGCCGGTGTCGGGATCGACTTCCACCTCGCAGACGTAGGCGCCCGATGGATAGGTGAAGTTGGTCGGGTCGTAGAACGCGTTCTCGTTCAGGCCGGGCTCCAGCTTGTCGAGCGGGTAGTTGTGCGGCACGTAGGCGCTCAGCGCGACTTCCCCGAAGGTCTTGGTGCGATCGGTGCCGGCCACGCGGAACACGCCGTCGCTGAACTCGATGTCGCTGTCGGACGCCTCCAGCAGGTGCGCGGCGATCTTCTTGGCCTTGGCCTCGATCTTGTCGAGCGCCTTGACGATGGCCGAGCCGCCCACCGCCAGCGAACGCGAGCCGTAGGTGCCCATGCCGAACGGCACGCGGCCGGTATCGCCGTGAACGATCTCGACCTGGTCGAGCTGCAGCCCGAGGCGGTCGGCCACCACTTGCGCGAAGGTGGTCTCGTGTCCCTGCCCGTGGCTGTGCGAGCCGGTGAAGACCGTCACGGTGCCGGTAGGATGCACGCGGATCTCGCCGACTTCGAACAGGCCGGCGCGTGCGCCCAATGCGCCGGCGATGTTGGACGGCGCAAGGCCGCAGGCTTCGATGTAGCAGGAATAACCGAGGCCGCGCAGCTTGCCGCGCTGCTTCGCCTCATCGCGCCGGGCCGGGAAGCCCTTGACGTCGGCCAGCTCCTGCGCGCGCGCCAGGCACGGCTCGTAGTCGCCGGTGTCGTAGGTCAGGCCCACCGGCGTGGCGTACGGGAACTGGCGGATGAAGTTCTTGCGGCGCAGTTCGGCCGGGTCGGTATTCAGCTCGTGCGCGGCGGTCTCGACCAGCCGCTCGACCACGAAGGTGGCTTCGGGCCGCCCGGCGCCGCGGTAGGCGTCGACCGGCGCGGTGTTGGTGAACACCGACTTGACCTCGGCATAGATCGCCGGGGTCGAGTACTGGCCGGCCAGCAGCGTCGCATACAGGATGGTCGGCACGCTGCTGGCAAAGGTCGACAGGTACGCGCCCATGTTGGCGACCGTATGCACGCGCATCGCCAGGAACTTGCCGTCGGCGTCGAGCGCCAGCTCGGCCCTGGTCACGTGGTCGCGGCCATGCGCGTCGGTCAGGAAGGACTCGGAACGGTCCGCGGTCCACTTGACCGGTCGGCCGACCTTCTTCGAGGCCCAGGTCAGCGCGACGTCTTCCGGATACAGGAAGATCTTGGAGCCAAAGCCGCCGCCTACATCGGGCGCGATGATGCGCAGCCGCGATTCCGGCAGCCCCAGCACGAACGCGCCCATCAGCAGGCGTTCGACGTGCGGGTTCTGGTTGGCGACGTAGACGGTGTAGCTGTCGTCCTGGCGCGCATAGCTGGCGTTGACCGCGCGCGGCTCGATCGCGTTGGGGATGAGCCGGTTGTTGACGATCTCCAGCGTGGTCACGTGCGCGGCCTTGGCGAAGGCGGCGTCGGTGGCGGCCTTGTCGCCGTGGCCCCAGGTGTAGCAGGTGTTGGCCGGCACGTCGTCGTGCACCAGCGTCGATGCCGACGCGGCATCGGCGGCGCGGACCACGGCGGGCAGCTCTTCGTAGTCGACCTCGATCTTCTCGGCGGCGTCGCGCGCCTGCTGCAGCGTCTCGGCGATGACCAGCGCCACCTGGTCGCCCACGTGGCGCACCTTGCCCTGGGCGATGACCGGGTGCGGCGGCTCTTTCATCGGCGAACCGTCGATGCTGTGGATCAGCCAGCCGCAGGGCAGGCCGCCGACCTTGTCGGCGGCGAGGTCATCGCCGGTCAGCACGGCGATCACGCCGGGCGCGGCCAGCGCCTCGGTCTTGTCGATCGAACGGATGCGCGCATGCGCATAAGGCGAGCGCAGGAAATACGCGTAGCTTTGCTGCGGCAGCACGATGTCGTCGGTGTACTGCCCGTTGCCGGTCAGGTAGCGGAAGTCTTCCTTGCGCTTGACCGGTGCGCCCACCAGGCGCTGGCTCTCGGGTGCGTTCATGGCGTCTCCCCCTTATTCAGCGCTGGCGGCCGTGGCTTGCATGGCCGCCTGGCCTTGCTGCACCGCACGCACGATGTTGTGGTAACCGGTGCAGCGGCACAGGTTGCCTTCCAGGTGAGCGCGGATGGTGGCGGCGTCGGCGCCGGGATGCTCCTGGACGAGCGCGGTCGCGCTCATCACCATGCCCGGCGTGCAAAAACCGCATTGCAGCCCGTGGCAGTCGCGGAAAGCTTCCTGCACCGGGTGCAGGCCATTGCCAGCCCGGTCACCCGCCAGCCCTTCGATGGTGGTCACGGTGGCGCCGTCCGCCTGCAGCGCCAGGATGTTGCACGACTTGACCGCCCGGCCATCCAGGTGGACCGTGCAGGCGCCGCACTGCGCGGTGTCGCAGCCGACGTGGGTGCCGGTCAGGCGCAGCTGTTCGCGCAGGAACTGGACCAGAAGGGTGTTGGGTTCTACCTGCGCGTCAACGGGCTTGCCGTTGACCGTCAGGCGGATCGGAATCGCCATGCTTGTCTCCATGTGGGGTGGACGCGCATGACCAATTCCCAGATCCCGAAAGCAACTGCGCGGGACTGGCCACGACGCGGTACTGCCGCTTAAGACGGCTATAGGACGGCTATTTCGTGATATTGGTGCTGCCGCTGCAACTGCTCTGGGTGCGCCAGCGAACGCTGCGGCCGGCGCTTTGGCACGGCCGGCGAACGTTTGGCCGCGACAGGCTCTAACAGTTAATCACAAATCCGTAACAGGTGCCATGAGGTTTGCCCGCGCCCCATCCGGGGTAGGGGCCTCGCCTCGGAGCGGCTGGGCCGCTGCTAGAATGGCCCGGCCCTCCCGCCTGCCCCGACATGGAAGCCTTCTTCGACTGGCTCTTTCAAACCGTCGCCTTGCCCAAGGTGGGCCTGCCCGCGATCTTCGTGGTCAGCCTGGTGTCGGCCACGCTGCTGCCGCTGGGCTCGGAACCGGCTGTGTTCGGCTACGTCAAGTTAAATCCCGAGATGTTCTGGCCGGCAGTCCTGGTGGCCACCGCCGGCAATACCGTCGGCGGCGCGATCGACTGGTGGCTGGGCTATGCGGCCAAGCTGGCGCTGGTGCGCTACCACTTGCGGCGCCGGGCGCGCGAGCACGAACTGGAGCACGAACAGCACCGGAAGCATGCGCGCAAGCCGCCCAAGCCCAAGCTCGATGCCAAATATTTCCGCTGGATGCGCCGGCTGGGTCCGCCCACGCTGCTGCTCTCGTGGCTGCCGGGGATCGGTGATCCTTTGTGCACGCTGGCCGGCTGGCTGCGTTTGTCGTTCTGGCCGAGCCTGGCCTGGATGGCGGTTGGCAAGTTCCTGCGCTACCTGGCAATGACTGCCAGCCTGCTATGGATTCCCGACAGTTTTTGGCAGAACATTGCGCAAACGGTCAAGTCATTCTTCTGATAAAAGTGCGCCGTGAAGCCTATTTCATGTGATGCAGGCACCGCCGGGTCACGCCTAATCCCTTGTTCCGACAAGGATTCCGCTTTGTTGCAATGCGGCGAAACCGGGCCTTGCAGTACAATCGCCCTTTAATGAACGATTCGCGCACTGTCCCCGTGCGCAGCAGGAAGCGGTCCCCCCATGAACGCCCCACTCGTGCTCGACGCCAAGCTCGCCGCGCAGGACGCCCCGCCGCGCCTGCGTGAAATTCCTTATAACTACACGTCCTTCTCGGACCGCGAGATTGTCATCCGCCTGCTGGGCGAGGAAGCCTGGCGCATCCTGGACGAGCTGCGCAGTGAGCGCCGCACCGGCCGCTCGGCCCGCATGCTGTACGAAGTGCTGGGCGATATCTGGGTGGTTCGCCGCAACCCCTACCTGCAGGACGACCTGCTGGAAAATCCCAAGCGCCGCCAGATGCTGGTCAGCGCGCTGCACCACCGCCTGAACGAGATCGAGAAGCGCCGCGCCGCCGACCGTGCCGAGCACGCCGAGCCCGCCGCCGAGGATCGTTCGCACCGCGTGGAGCAGCTGGTCGCCTTTGCCAAGCAGGCGATCGAGGACTTCAAGAACGAATTCGCCGCCGCCTACGACCTGCGCAAGCGCGCGCAGCGCGTGCTGGGCAAGGTCACCCAGAAAGACAACATCAAGTTCGATGGCCTGTCGCGCGTGTCGCACGTGACCGACGCCACCGACTGGCGCGTGGAATACCCGTTCGTCGTCCTGACCCCGGATACCGAGGAAGAGATCGCTGGCCTGGTCAAGGGCTGCTTCGAGCTTGGCCTGACCATCATCCCGCGCGGGGGCGGCACCGGCTATACCGGCGGCGCCGTGCCGCTGACGCCGATGAGCGCGGTGATCAATACCGAGAAGCTGGAACAGCTGGGGCCGGTCGAGCAGACCGACCTGCCGGGCGTGTCGCACAAGGTCGCCACCATCTTCTCCGGCGCCGGCGTGGTGACGCGCCGCGTGGCCGATGCGGCCGACAAGGCCGGACTTGTCTTTGCGGTCGACCCGACTTCGATCGATGCCTCGTGCATCGGCGGCAACGTGGCCATGAACGCCGGCGGCAAGAAGGCCGTGCTGTGGGGCACCGCGCTGGACAACCTGGTCTGGTGGCGCATGGTGGACCCGGAGGGCAACTGGCTGGAAATCACCCGGCTGGACCATAACCTGGGCAAGATCCACGACGTGCCGGTGGCCACCTTCGAACTGAAGTGGTCGGACGGCAACCGCGCCCCGGGCGAGAAGGTGCTGCGCACCGAGACGCTCGCGATCGAGGGCCGCAAGTTCCGCAAGGAAGGCCTGGGCAAGGACGTCACCGACAAATTCCTGGCCGGCCTGCCTGGCGTGCAGAAGGAAGGCTGCGACGGCATCATCACCAGCGCGCGCTGGATCCTGCACCGCATGCCGAAGTTCATCCGCACGGTCTGCCTGGAGTTCTTCGGCCAGGCGCGCGACGCCATCCCGAGCATCGTCGAGATCAAGGACTTCCTCGACGCCGAGACGAAGAAGCCCGGCGGCGCCATCCTGGCCGGCCTGGAGCACCTGGACGAGCGCTACCTGCGCGCGGTCGGCTACGCCACCAAGAGCAAGCGCAACGCCTTCCCGAAGATGGTGCTGATCGGCGATATCGTCGGCGACGATGAAGACGCCGTGGCGCGCGCCACCTCGGAAGTGATCCGCATGGCCAACGGCAAGAGCGGCGAAGGCTTTATCGCCGTCAGCCCCGAGGCGCGCAAGAAGTTCTGGCTCGACCGTTCGCGTACCGCCGCCATCGCGCGGCACACCAACGCCTTCAAGATCAACGAAGACGTGGTGATCCCGCTCAACCGCATGGGCGAGTACACCGACGGCATCGAGCGCATCAATATCGAGCTGTCGATCAAGAGCAAGCTGCAGCTGGTCGACGCGCTGGAAGCGTTCTTCGCGCGCGGCAACCTGCCGCTGGGCCGCAGCGACGACGCCAACGAGATCCCCAGCGCCGAGCTGCTGGAAGACCGCGTGCAGCACGCGCTGACACTGCTGCGCGAGATCCGCGCGCGCTGGCGCTATCTGCAGGACCACCTGGACACGCCGCTGGCGCAGGCCAGGGCCTCGCTGATCGGGCATGGGCTGGGGCTGCTGGGCCAGGAGTTCGAGGCGCGGCTGCACCAGCAGCCGGACGCCAACGTGTTCCACCTGCTGCAGGACCGCACCATCCGCGTGTCGTGGAAGAACGAGATCCGCGCCGAGCTGCGCAAGATCTTCAACGGCGGCGAATTCAAGCCGATCCTGGACGAGGCGCAGAAGATCCACAAGCAGGTGCTGCGCGGCCGCGTCTTCGTGGCGCTGCACATGCACGCCGGCGACGGCAACGTGCACACCAACATCCCGGTCAACTCCGACGACTACGACATGCTGCAGGACGCGCACCGCGCGGTGGCCCGCATCATGGACCTGGCGCGTTCGCTGGACGGCGTGATCTCGGGCGAGCACGGCATCGGCATCACCAAGCTGGAGTTCCTGACCGAGGAAGAGATCGGCGACTTCCGCGCCTACAAGGCCAAGGTCGACCCGCAGGGCCGCTTCAACAAGGGCAAGCTGTTGCCTGGCGCCGACCTGCGCAATGCCTACACGCCGTCGTTCGGCCTGATGGGGCACGAGTCGCTGATCATGCAGCAGAGCGACATCGGCGCCATTGCCGAAAGCGTCAAGGACTGCCTGCGCTGCGGCAAGTGCAAGCCGGTGTGCGCCACGCACGTGCCGCGCGCCAACCTGCTGTACAGCCCGCGCAACAAGATCCTGGCGACCTCGCTGCTGGTCGAGGCCTTCCTGTATGAAGAGCAGACCCGCCGCGGCATCTCGGTCAAGCACTGGGACGAGTTCTCCGACGTGGCCGACCACTGCACCGTCTGCCACAAGTGCGTGACGCCGTGCCCGGTGAAGATCGACTTCGGCGACGTGTCGATGAACATGCGCAACCTGCTGCGCAAGATGGGGCAGAAGAAGTTCAACCCCGGCACGGCGGCGTCGATGTTCTTCCTGAACGCCACCAACCCCGAGACCATCAACCTGACCCGCAAGGTCATGATCGACTGGGGCTACAAGGCGCAGCGCCTGGGCAACGAGGTGCTGAAGAAGCTGGCGAAGAAGCAGACCGCGCATCCGCCCGCCACCGTGGGCAAGCCGCCGGTGCGCGAGCAGGTGATCCACTTCATCAACAAGAAGATGCCGGGCAACCTGCCCAAGAAGACGGCGCGCGCGCTGCTCGACATCGAAGACAACGAGATCGTGCCGATCATCCGCGACCCGAAGGCGACCACGCCGGAATCGGAAGCGGTGTTCTACTTCCCGGGCTGCGGCTCGGAGCGGCTGTTCTCGCAGGTCGGGCTGGCGACGCAGGCGATGCTGTGGCACGTCGGCGTGCAGACCGTGCTGCCGCCGGGCTACCTGTGCTGCGGCTATCCGCAGCGCGGCAGCGGCCAGTACGACAAGGCCGAGAAGATCGTCACCGACAACCGCGTGCTGTTCCACCGCGTGGCCAACACGCTGAACTACCTCGACATCAAGACCGTGGTGGTCAGCTGCGGCACCTGCTACGACCAGCTCGCCGGGTATGAATTCGAGAAGATCTTCCCCGGCTGCCGCATCATCGATATCCACGAGTATCTGCTGGAGAAGGGCGTCAAGCTGGAGGGCGTGACCGGTACGCGCTACATGTACCACGATCCCTGCCACACCCCGATCAAGACCATGGACCCGACCAAGCTGGTCAACGACCTGATGGGCGGCAACGCGGGGCTGGGCAAGATCGAGAAGAACGAGCGCTGCTGCGGCGAGTCGGGCACGCTGGCGGTGACGCGTCCTGACATTTCGACGCAGGTCCGCTTCCGCAAGGAAGAGGAAATGACCAGGGGCGCAGACAAGCTGCGCGCCGACGGCTTTACCGGCGACGTCAAGATCCTGACCAGCTGCCCGTCGTGCCTGCAGGGTCTGTCGCGCTACAAGGAAGATGCGTCGGTGCAGGCGGATTACATCGTGATCGAGATGGCCAAGCACCTGCTGGGAGAGAACTGGATGCCTGAGTATGTGGCGAAGGCCAATGCGGGTGGCATCGAGCGGGTGCTGGTGTAAGCCATCGCCATGACGCGTTCTCCGAACTGCCCGCTTTGCGAAACCGACGGCGGCGAACTGGTCTGGATGGGCGACCGCGCCCGCCTGATCCTGGTCGAGCATGACCGCTTCCCCGGTTTCTGCCGCATCGTCTGGAACGACCACGTGGCCGAACTGACCGACCTCGACGAGGCCGACCAGGCCTGGCTGATGCGGCTGGTGGCGCGCGTGGAGCGCGTGGTGCGCGAGGTGATGGCGCCCGACAAGGTCAACCTGGCGGCGTTCGGCAACATGGTGCCGCACCTGCACTGGCACATCATTCCGCGCTACCGCTGGGACACGCATTTCCCCGAGGCGATCTGGGCGGCGCCGCAGCGCGCGGCGGACAGCGTGCGCGTGCAGGAGCTGGCCAGCCGGCTGCCAGCGTTGCGTACGGCACTTTCGCTGATCGAAGCCAACGACGCCTGAAGCCGGGCGTGGAACCCGCGCCGGCCTGCAACCGTCTGAATGCTGTTGCCGCCGCGGTCGCGCCCGCGCGCCGCGGCACGAGAACAACATGCCCGGCCACGCATCCCGCTGGCGGGCCAGAAAGCTGCCGCTATGTCCTCGACCCCGACTTCCGTCACCGTACCGGGCCCTGCCGTTCCTGCCAAGGCCCTCAAGATCCAGAGCCGGCTGCGCATGGCCGCGACCTGGGCGCTGATCAAGCCCTACTGGAAATCCGACGATCGCGTCGCCGGCCTCGGCCTGCTGGCGCTGGTGGTCGTGCTCAACCTGGGCATTGTCTATATCAACGTGCTGCTCAACGAGTGGAACCGCGTGTTCTACAACGCGCTGGAGCAGCGCGACTATGCTTCGTTCAAGGTGCTGCTGCTGCGGTTCTCGTGGATCGCGGCGTTCTTCATCGTGGCGGCGATCTCGCGCCAGTACTACACCATGATGCTGCAGATGCGCTGGCGTACCTGGATGACCGGCCGCTTCATGGGCCACTGGCTCGGGCACCAGGCCTACTACCGAATCGAGCAGACCCATACCACCGACAACCCCGACCAGCGGATCGCTGACGACTTGCGCCAGTTCACCGACGGCGCGCTGTCGCTGTCGCTCGGGCTGCTCAACTCGGTGGTGACGCTGCTGTCGTTCGTTGGCATCCTCTGGACGGTGTCCGGGCCGATCAGCTTTGCGCTGGGCGGCACCGAATGGACCATCCCCGGGTATATGGTCTGGTTCGCGGCTGGCTATGCGGTGATCGGCTCGCTGGTGGCGCACGTGGTCGGCCGCCCGCTGATCGGGCTGAATTTCCAGCAGGAACAGTACGAAGCGGATTTCCGTTTCACGCTGGTGCGCCTGCGCGAGAACAGCGAGCCGGTGGCGCTGTACCGCGGCGAGCCGACCGAGCAGGCCGGCCTGCGCGCGCGCTTCGACCGCATCCGCGCCAACTGGAACCAGCTGATGCGCTATACGCGGCGGCTGACCTTTGTCAGTTCCGGCTATGCGCAGTTCGCCATCATCTTCCCGATCCTGGTGGCGGCGCCGCGCTACTTCGCCGGCAAGATGACGCTGGGCGGGCTGATGCAGACCAGCTCGGCCTTCGGGCAGGTGCAGGGGGCGCTTTCGTGGTTCGTCGACAGCTATGCCACGCTGGTGGGCTGGAAGGCCGCGGCCAACCGCCTGATCGATTTCCAGGAAGCGATCCGCGTGGCCGAACGCCAGGACCAGGCCCCCGGCGGCACGCGCGACGTCGAGGTCGAGC comes from the Cupriavidus sp. P-10 genome and includes:
- a CDS encoding CoxG family protein codes for the protein MEMNQSQRLPIPQQVAWEALNDTELLKQCIPGCESIEPDGENAYLVAMTAAVGPVKARFKGRMALEDIQAPDSYTIRFDGQGGAAGFGKGTARVRLEPDGDETVLSYTVDAHVGGKIAQIGSRLVDAAARKLADTFFARFTEAVTPDTTQETPAAEGAPAAAAGNSETSEQTEEPKRKRSWTAWISKS
- a CDS encoding vWA domain-containing protein; translation: MLHAAARSGGPQAGLPVLARNVTHFMRLLRDGGFALSPAHAVDALTALRLIDIGRRDEVRAALAALVLSGPDQRPLFDAAFDLFWRDPDWEGKLRALLLPRVDAGAPPPKRSNRLADALAARQPEMPSRPAQAEAERIHVPLTFSDQERLAQRDFETLTAQEWRALQHLVRTRRAHLALQRTRRLRAATCGTHADLRASARLAVRQHGEWLRWKFRKHAERKPPVVLLLDISGSMSQYSRAVLYFCHALMQSRERLSVFLFGTRLTNITRSLRERDPDEAVAVITGQVRDWAGGTRIGAALASFNRHWARRTLSGRATVLLVTDGLDHEHIDLLGDEMARLRRFAHRIVWLNPLLRYPGFTPQARGVQAILPHVDALRPAHNLDSLLALESLLSDQGGPVRAGAPNPPKKEAPPWK
- a CDS encoding xanthine dehydrogenase family protein molybdopterin-binding subunit; its protein translation is MNAPESQRLVGAPVKRKEDFRYLTGNGQYTDDIVLPQQSYAYFLRSPYAHARIRSIDKTEALAAPGVIAVLTGDDLAADKVGGLPCGWLIHSIDGSPMKEPPHPVIAQGKVRHVGDQVALVIAETLQQARDAAEKIEVDYEELPAVVRAADAASASTLVHDDVPANTCYTWGHGDKAATDAAFAKAAHVTTLEIVNNRLIPNAIEPRAVNASYARQDDSYTVYVANQNPHVERLLMGAFVLGLPESRLRIIAPDVGGGFGSKIFLYPEDVALTWASKKVGRPVKWTADRSESFLTDAHGRDHVTRAELALDADGKFLAMRVHTVANMGAYLSTFASSVPTILYATLLAGQYSTPAIYAEVKSVFTNTAPVDAYRGAGRPEATFVVERLVETAAHELNTDPAELRRKNFIRQFPYATPVGLTYDTGDYEPCLARAQELADVKGFPARRDEAKQRGKLRGLGYSCYIEACGLAPSNIAGALGARAGLFEVGEIRVHPTGTVTVFTGSHSHGQGHETTFAQVVADRLGLQLDQVEIVHGDTGRVPFGMGTYGSRSLAVGGSAIVKALDKIEAKAKKIAAHLLEASDSDIEFSDGVFRVAGTDRTKTFGEVALSAYVPHNYPLDKLEPGLNENAFYDPTNFTYPSGAYVCEVEVDPDTGESQVVKFTAVDDFGNIINPMIVEGQVHGGIGQGLGQAMLEQCVYDNDSGQLLTGSYMDYAMPRAGDLPDFTVETASGTPCTHNPLGVKGCGEAGAIGSPPAFINALIDALSPLGVKDMQMPATPHRVWQAIQAARP
- a CDS encoding AAA family ATPase, whose protein sequence is MLPTSIDDTLARLEHQQYFADRETATVLYLALRMQRPLFLEGEPGVGKTALAQAMAGVLGTRLLRLQCYEGLDAASALYEWDYPRQIMALRLAEARGERPEAQSLYHDDYLLKRPLLESLLPDPAAPGVPRVLLIDEIDRADEPFEAFLLEVLSEFQVSIPEIGVIRAERPPLIVITSNRTREVHDALKRRCLYQWVGYPDRDRELQIVAARAPEAAAALQAQAIDFVHRLRGIDLFKAPGIAEAIDWCRALAALGVTELDPQSVRDTLGVLLKYQDDLARVDGPTVAELLAGPAPGG
- a CDS encoding FAD binding domain-containing protein translates to MYAFNFERAADAKAAVAKLKADPDAKFLGGGQSLLAAMKLRLASPSTLVDVARIPGMAEIRVDGKEIVIGAAARHADVAENAEVRQRIPALAALAGGIGDRQVRAMGTLGGALANDDPAACYPAAVLGLGATVVTDRRSIAADDFFRGLYETALEPDELITAVRFPIPDQAAYVKFRNPASRFALVGVMVARSGNTVRVAVTGAADSVFRCQPLEQALSASFTAQAARGVKVDAGKLNTDLHASAEYRAHLIPVLAARAVEAAVKG